One part of the Glycine soja cultivar W05 chromosome 11, ASM419377v2, whole genome shotgun sequence genome encodes these proteins:
- the LOC114376779 gene encoding NAD(H) kinase 1-like yields MAPNKLNSSGNTSMPCSQGENGFVSSFSLFPEKVVQELLQSPVQGSDDHLIEFSEALRTVAKALRLVAEGKASAQAEAAEWKRKYELERDRNLKFEHAEKSCIEHQADLDDVRTNNPAKQPTLCNEANGQSEKCCSRNGICSHEVLRDGTRGSDSKMVKKASFKLSWFSKGDQSDQYKHDIVSFERGNITTAERSSKQISLKWESCPQTVLILTKPNSVSVQILCAEMITWLRQQKNLHIYVEPHVRVELLTESSYFNFVETWNDDKEVLRLHTKVDLVVTLGGDGTVLWAASMFKGPVPPIVPFSLGSLGFMTPFYREQYKECLESILKGPISITLRHRLQCHVIRDAAKNEYETEEPILVLNEVTIDRGISSFLTNLECYCDNSFVTCVQGDGLILSTTSGSTAYSLAAGGSMVHPQVPGILFTPICPHSLSFRPLIFPEHVTLRVQVPFNSRSPAWASFDGKDRKQLAPGDALVCSMAPWPVPTACLDDSTNDFLRSIHEGLHWNLRKTQSFDGPRET; encoded by the exons ATGGCTCCTAACAAGCTCAATTCCTCA GGAAATACAAGTATGCCATGTTCACAGGGTGAGAATGGTTTTGTCAGTtccttttctctcttccctGAGAAGGTGGTGCAAGAGCTTCTTCAATCTCCAGTCCAGGGGTCGGATGACCATCTTATTGAGTTCTCTGAAGCTTTAAGAA CTGTTGCGAAGGCTCTCAGGCTAGTTGCTGAAGGGAAAGCTTCTGCTCAAGCTGAGGCTGCTGAATGGAAACGTAAATATGAGTTGGAGAGGGATCGGAATCTGAAGTTTGAACATGCAG AGAAATCATGTATAGAGCATCAGGCTGATCTTGATGATGTGAGGACAAATAACCCTGCTAAACAACCTACTTTATGTAATGAAGCTAATGGACAGTCTGAAAAATGTTGTTCAAGGAATGGTATTTGCTCCCATGAAGttcttagggatggaacacgtGGTTCTGATTCCAAGATGGTCAAAAAG GCTTCATTTAAactttcatggttcagcaaagGTGATCAAAGTGATCAGTACAAACACGACATTGTCTCTTTTGAAAGAGGAAATATAACCACTGCAGAGCGCAGTAGTAAGCAG ATCTCTTTGAAGTGGGAGTCATGCCCACAGACAGTGCTTATATTGACCAAACCAAATTCAGTTTCAGTTCAAATTCTGTGTGCTGAAATGATTAC atGGTTAAGGCAGCAAAAGAATCTACACATCTATGTGGAACCACATGTCAGGGTTGAGCTTTTGACAGAATCATCATACTTTAACTTTGTAGAAACTTGGAATGATG ATAAGGAAGTTTTGAGGCTACACACTAAAGTTGACCTCGTGGTAACTCTTGGTGGAGATGGCACTGTCCTATGG GCAGCTTCAATGTTCAAAGGACCAGTGCCTCCTATTGTCCCCTTTTCTTTAGGGTCTCTTGGCTTTATGACCCCTTTCT ATAGGGAACAATACAAAGAATGCCTTGAATCAATTTTAAAGGGACCCATTAGTATCACATTACGGCATCGTTTGCAATGTCATGTTATACGAGATGCAGCTAAAAATGAATATGAAACTGAAGAACCTATCCTTGTTCTAAATGAGGTTACAATTGACCGTGGAATATCTTCTTTCCTCACCAATTTAGAATGTTACTGTGACAATTCCTTTGTCACGTGTGTGCAAGGGGATGGATTAATCTTATCTACTACATCTGGCAGTACAGCATATTCTTTAGCAGCTGGAGGATCAATGGTCCATCCACAG GTTCCAGGTATTTTATTCACTCCAATTTGCCCACATTCGCTATCTTTTAGGCCATTGATATTTCCAGAGCATGTGACTTTGAGGGTGCAAGTACCATTCAACAGCAGAAGCCCTGCATGGGCATCATTTGATGGCAAGGACAGGAAGCAGTTAGCACCTGGAGATGCACTAGTGTGCAGCATGGCTCCATGGCCTGTTCCTACGGCTTGTTTGGATGATTCTACTAATGACTTCTTGCGCAGTATTCATGAGGGCCTACATTGGAATTTGAGAAAGACACAATCATTTGATGGCCCCCGGGAAACATGA
- the LOC114374322 gene encoding protein RETICULATA-RELATED 4, chloroplastic-like, protein MSIAFSFFTPLSSSSKSIPSFSLSTPTPPLRFRLTPLRRPTDRFYPLRSSTGVPDGGSFGGHGGHGHGGHGGHGGGGGHDNEDNGRKNEALLVVAEAGRSLESVPADLAAAIKAGKIPASVVTRFLELEKSPFFRWLLQFAGFRERLLADDLFLAKVAMECGVGVFTKTAAEYEKRKENFFNEIEIVFADVAMAIIADFMLVYLPAPTVALRPPLALTAGPVAKFFHGCPDNAFQVALSGASYSLIQRVGAIVRNGAKLFAVGTASSLVGTAMTNAFINAKKAVNKTSEGEIENVPVLSTSAAYGVYMAVSSNLRYQVLAGIIEQRLLEPLLHQHKLILSALCFAVRTGNTYLGSLLWVDYARFVGVQ, encoded by the exons ATGTCGATCGCTTTTTCCTTCTTCACTCCACTCTCTTCCTCTTCCAAATCCATTCCCTCATTTTCCCTCTCTACCCCTACCCCCCCTCTCCGTTTCCGCCTCACTCCCCTCCGCCGCCCCACTGATCGCTTTTACCCTCTCCGCTCCTCCACCGGAGTCCCTGACGGCGGATCCTTCGGAGGCCACGGCGGTCACGGACACGGAGGACATGGTGGTCACGGTGGTGGCGGCGGTCATGACAACGAGGACAATGGGAGAAAGAACGAGGCTTTATTGGTGGTGGCGGAGGCGGGGAGGTCGTTGGAGAGCGTGCCGGCGGACCTGGCGGCGGCGATAAAAGCCGGGAAGATTCCGGCGTCGGTGGTCACTCGCTTTCTCGAACTGGAGAAGTCTCCGTTCTTCCGGTGGCTGCTTCAGTTCGCTGGGTTCAGAGAGCGTCTCCTCGCGGATGATCTCTTCCTCGCAAAGGTTGCTATGGAATGCGGCGTTGGCGTTTTCACCAAg ACTGCTGCTGAGtacgaaaaaagaaaagaaaactttttcaaCGAGATCGAAATTGTCTTCGCGGATGTG GCGATGGCCATAATTGCAGATTTCATGTTGGTTTATCTTCCTGCGCCTACCGTAGCTCTTAGACCGCCACTCGCACTCACTGCAGGGCCTGTTGCTAAGTTTTTCCATGGCTGCCCCGATAATGCTTTTcag GTTGCTCTCTCCGGAGCATCATATTCCTTGATACAGAGGGTTGGTGCAATTGTG CGTAATGGGGCTAAGCTTTTTGCAGTTGGAACTGCTTCATCACTG GTTGGGACAGCTATGACAAATGCCTTCATTAATGCAAAGAAGGCAGTTAACAAGACTTCTGAAGGGGAAATTGAGAATGTTCCCGTATTGTCTACCAGTGCTGCCTATGGTGTCTATATGGCAGTTTCTAGCAACCTCAG GTATCAAGTACTTGCTGGAATTATTGAACAGAGGCTTTTGGAACCTTTGTTGCACCAGCACAAACTTATCCTTAGTGCACTTTGTTTTGCTGTGCGGACTGGCAATACATATTTGGGTTCATTATT GTGGGTGGATTATGCTCGTTTTGTAGGGGTTCAATAG
- the LOC114374668 gene encoding phospholipase A1-Igamma3, chloroplastic: protein MASVLPIYHNYVNLPCPLPLSKPSTTFNTPIILFFPKTKPSLTLKCSSSASSLTPELDQEEETFGNFDEPPLSESWKEIQGLNNWDGLIDPTMNPHLRREIIRYGELAQACYDSFDFDPHSKYCGTCKYHPSQLFEKLNMSQTGYMISRYLYATSNVNLPNFFQKSRLSTSVWSPHANWMGYVAVSTDRDQIKRLGRRDIVIAWRGTVTYVEWIYDLKDILRPALFSDDPTIKVESGFYDLYTKKEDSCTYCSFSAREQVLSEVKRLLHYYKNEEISITITGHSLGAALAILSAYDIAELKLNVVEDGRNKIPVTVFSFAGPRVGNLKFKERCEELGVKVLRVVNVQDVVPTVPGIITNEKFQFQRYIEETLSFPWSYAHLGTEMALDHRESPFLKGGMNDLGCAHNLEVHLHLVDGYHGKGKRFCLATKRDIALVNKSCDFLRSEYGVPSHWRQDENKGMVRSRDGRWVLPDRPILEAHPPDMAHHLQQVLNNHLAAQQFETST from the coding sequence ATGGCTTCTGTTCTGCCTATTTACCACAACTACGTTAACCTCCCATGTCCTCTTCCCCTTTCAAAACCATCCACCACCTTCAACACACCCATAATTCTCTTCTTCCCAAAAACCAAACCTTCACTAACCCTCAAGTGCTCCTCTTCCGCTTCAAGCCTAACCCCGGAACTGGACCAAGAAGAAGAAACATTTGGTAACTTTGATGAGCCTCCCTTGAGCGAATCGTGGAAGGAAATCCAAGGCTTGAACAACTGGGATGGTCTCATAGACCCAACCATGAACCCTCACCTCCGAAGAGAAATAATCCGCTACGGCGAACTCGCCCAAGCATGCTACGACTCCTTCGACTTCGACCCTCACTCCAAGTACTGCGGAACATGCAAGTACCACCCTTCACAGTTGTTCGAGAAACTCAACATGTCCCAAACCGGCTACATGATAAGCCGGTACCTCTACGCCACCTCCAATGTCAACCTCCCCAACTTCTTCCAGAAGTCCAGGCTCTCCACCAGCGTCTGGTCCCCACACGCCAACTGGATGGGCTACGTGGCAGTCTCCACCGACAGGGACCAAATCAAACGCCTCGGACGCCGCGACATCGTCATTGCATGGCGAGGAACCGTCACCTACGTCGAATGGATCTACGACCTCAAAGACATTCTCCGTCCAGCGCTCTTCTCCGACGACCCCACCATCAAAGTCGAATCAGGCTTCTACGACTTGTACACCAAAAAAGAAGATTCATGCACCTATTGCTCTTTCTCCGCTCGCGAACAAGTACTCTCGGAAGTCAAGCGTCTTCTCCATTATTACAAAAACGAAGAGATCAGTATTACCATCACAGGACACAGCCTCGGTGCTGCCTTGGCGATTCTGAGCGCTTACGACATCGCTGAACTCAAGTTAAACGTTGTTGAAGACGGTCGTAACAAAATTCCTGTGACTGTGTTTTCGTTTGCGGGGCCGAGGGTTGGGAATCTGAAGTTCAAGGAGAGGTGCGAGGAGCTAGGGGTGAAGGTGCTGAGGGTGGTGAACGTGCAGGACGTGGTCCCGACCGTGCCGGGGATAATAACGAACGAGAAGTTTCAGTTCCAGAGGTACATAGAGGAAACGCTGTCGTTTCCGTGGAGCTACGCGCACTTGGGGACGGAGATGGCGTTGGATCACAGGGAGAGTCCGTTTTTAAAAGGAGGGATGAATGATTTGGGGTGCGCGCATAACTTGGAGGTGCATTTGCACTTGGTGGATGGGTACCATGGGAAGGGGAAGAGGTTCTGTTTGGCAACCAAGAGGGACATAGCGCTTGTGAACAAGAGCTGCGATTTTCTCAGGAGTGAGTACGGTGTTCCCTCGCATTGGCGCCAGGATGAGAATAAGGGGATGGTCAGGAGCCGAGATGGCCGCTGGGTTCTGCCGGACCGCCCAATATTGGAGGCTCATCCGCCGGACATGGCGCACCATCTGCAGCAGGTCCTCAACAACCACTTAGCAGCTCAGCAATTCGAAACCAGTACTTGA
- the LOC114374976 gene encoding uncharacterized protein LOC114374976 encodes MATAASRRPKWRPHAPPPPTPRILHFSRRRPSSRRDLKSNTTNRLGALIDRERRARVPIVVLDNNNSSEGERRRERVENESRSHSPKGWALEEEKWKFQAEMLRAECNLLRMEKEIAVKKLERTRVKMETTLRSALHTLVSGRIKICEGKNVDMVLDEEIHELTQKLQRLHKRSKVKDLGARKNRNFDKQVSVLQRRLDKIGGSSDEIYLREFQEMENISFSIKRSSTVDDNVVASGKLNVEILRRKMEGLSKGILLQRMEEEYNSLLSTASSSLASSGSNSKRVEFQDSSSVRVPHQEKLSCEGNPCSGHCKTVVRRIVEQVRTETEQWSQMQEMLGKVREEMEELQASRDFWEDRARHSDFQIQSLHNAVQEWKEKALSSENKTNEVEAELSVLRGDLERLRKEQNAAKGTKCLSIPVDTQNELEKRIVVCNSKEKNDVLRSGERKAHGGRRGGGFLAPKRSPLRDIGNSSSSLLMKQNNNGKAVFPLRCHLSSDV; translated from the exons ATGGCAACTGCAGCATCAAGAAGACCCAAGTGGCGCCCCCACGCTCCTCCTCCTCCCACGCCGAGGATCCTGCACTTCTCTCGCCGGAGACCCTCTTCCCGGAGGGACCTTAAATCCAATACTACTAACAGGCTGGGGGCTCTCATTGATCGAGAAAGACGTGCACGTGTTCCAATAGTGGTGTTGGACAACAACAATAGTTCCGAGGGTGAGAGGAGGAGGGAGAGGGTTGAGAATGAGAGCAGAAGCCATAGTCCAAAAGGGTGGGCCTTGGAGGAAGAAAAGTGGAAGTTTCAAGCGGAAATGTTGAGAGCAGAATGTAACTTGTTGAGGATGGAGAAGGAGATTGCGGTTAAGAAGTTAGAGAGGACTCGTGTTAAGATGGAGACAACTCTAAGATCTGCACTCCACACGCTTGTTTCT GGAAGAATCAAGATTTGTGAAGGAAAGAATGTTGATATGGTTTTGGATGAGGAGATTCATGAGTTGACACAGAAACTTCAGAGATTGCACAAGAGGTCGAAAGTCAAGGATTTAGGGGCTAGGAAGAACAGAAATTTTGACAAGCAAGTTTCTGTTCTGCAGAGGAGACTGGATAAGATTGGAGGGTCATCAGATGAGATATATTTGAGGGAGTTTCAAGAGATGGAAAACATAAGCTTTTCAATTAAAAGAAGTAGCACAGTTGATGATAACGTTGTTGCAAGTGGAAAACTAAAT GTGGAGATTTTGAGGAGGAAAATGGAGGGATTGTCAAAGGGCATATTATTGCAGAGAATGGAGGAAGAGTATAATTCACTGCTGTCCACTGCTAGTAGTTCTCTTGCTAGTTCTGGTTCAAATTCCAAAAGAGTTGAATTTCAAGATTCATCTTCCGTAAGAGTACCTCATCAG GAAAAATTATCCTGTGAAGGGAATCCATGTTCAGGACATTGCAAGACTGTTGTACGAAGAATTGTAGAGCAAGTTAGAACAGAAACTGAGCAATGGTCCCAAATGCAGGAGATGCTAGGTAAGGTGAGGGAAGAGATGGAGGAATTGCAGGCTTCTCGAGATTTTTGGGAAGATCGGGCACGGCACTCTGATTTTCAAATCCAATCCCTACACAATGCT GTGCAAGAATGGAAAGAAAAAGCTCTTTCatctgaaaataaaacaaatgaggTTGAAGCAGAACTCTCCGTACTCCGTGGTGATCTTGAAAGATTGAGGAAGGAACAGAATGCAGCAAAGGGGACCAAATGTTTATCAATTCCCGTGGACACACAGAATGAGTTGGAAAAGCGAATAGTGGTTTGTAACTCAAAGGAAAAGAATGATGTTTTAAGGAGTGGGGAAAGAAAAGCACATGGTGGTCGTAGAGGAGGTGGATTCTTAGCCCCAAAACGATCACCACTCCGAGACATTGGgaactcatcatcatcattgttgATGAAGCAGAATAATAATGGCAAAGCAGTTTTCCCTTTGCGTTGCCATCTTTCTTCAGATGTTTGA